A genomic region of Rhizobium sp. NXC24 contains the following coding sequences:
- the cydD gene encoding thiol reductant ABC exporter subunit CydD, translating into MTAAFFDPDLTPEETQKAVPEAAPAARRSQAARSRKPAGLLLAAGLQTAAALIWIPQATLLAFSIGVISDGGSTMDVVWAALAVLAFGFVRAALDAAGARVAFRTARDELTSRRNRAVAALAARSPLDIGKPASGLAASVVGEQAEAIVPYLARFRPVRMKASAVPLVILACVFPVSWIAGLILLVTAPLIPIFMALIGWRAKAASEKQLAETGGLNAFLLDRLRGLATIRALGAVDITATRLRADADSLRKRTMAVLKIAFLSSAVLELFAALGVAATAVYIGFSLLGSIDVGTWHGRLSLAQGLFILLLAPAFFEPLRELSAVWHDRANGEAALAALDALSSQGTAILDADEQDASDDRMVLAAPSVQIDRLIFRYAPDLPAVIDKLGLNVAAGEHVALWGASGSGKTTILSLIAGLAPQEAGVIRIGGVPLTKNSAAPLRQRMAWIGQRPHIFSGSLKRNIGLGRPDIDDGAIDDALRAVRLDTVIAANEIAAVGESGLGLSGGEALRLALARVAANRAAGIILADEPTAHLDAATAAEVTEALLALAKGRTLIVATHDPLLASRLDRTIGLEPHHKEIAA; encoded by the coding sequence ATGACTGCGGCTTTCTTCGATCCTGATCTCACTCCGGAAGAAACCCAGAAGGCGGTGCCCGAAGCCGCGCCGGCTGCGAGACGAAGTCAGGCCGCCCGGAGCCGAAAGCCCGCGGGGCTTTTGCTAGCTGCAGGCCTGCAAACCGCGGCGGCGCTGATCTGGATTCCGCAGGCAACCCTCCTCGCCTTCAGCATCGGCGTCATAAGCGACGGCGGCAGCACGATGGACGTGGTGTGGGCAGCGCTGGCGGTACTGGCGTTTGGCTTTGTTCGCGCCGCTCTTGATGCCGCCGGCGCACGTGTCGCCTTCCGCACAGCGAGAGACGAGCTGACATCGCGGCGTAATCGCGCCGTTGCGGCACTCGCTGCCCGCTCGCCCCTTGATATCGGCAAGCCGGCCTCCGGTCTCGCCGCGAGCGTCGTCGGCGAACAGGCCGAGGCGATCGTTCCCTATCTCGCCCGTTTCCGGCCGGTGCGCATGAAGGCGAGCGCGGTACCCCTCGTCATCCTCGCTTGCGTCTTTCCCGTTTCCTGGATCGCGGGGCTCATTCTGCTTGTCACAGCACCGCTCATTCCGATTTTCATGGCTTTGATCGGCTGGCGCGCCAAGGCTGCCAGTGAAAAGCAACTGGCCGAAACCGGTGGCCTCAACGCCTTTCTGCTCGATCGCCTGCGTGGGCTTGCGACGATCCGGGCGCTCGGTGCCGTCGATATTACGGCCACACGGTTGCGCGCCGATGCGGACTCTCTGCGAAAGCGCACGATGGCGGTATTGAAGATCGCCTTTCTGTCCTCCGCCGTTCTCGAGCTTTTCGCCGCCCTAGGCGTCGCAGCAACAGCCGTTTACATCGGCTTCAGCCTGCTGGGCTCGATCGATGTCGGTACGTGGCATGGCCGGCTGAGCCTGGCGCAAGGGCTTTTCATCCTTCTGCTCGCACCGGCCTTTTTCGAACCCTTACGCGAACTTTCGGCCGTTTGGCATGATCGCGCCAATGGCGAAGCGGCGCTCGCAGCACTCGACGCTCTGTCCTCGCAAGGAACTGCTATTCTCGATGCCGATGAACAAGACGCCAGCGACGACCGGATGGTGCTTGCTGCTCCCTCCGTGCAGATCGACAGGCTCATCTTCCGCTATGCGCCGGATCTTCCGGCCGTGATCGACAAACTCGGTCTCAACGTTGCGGCCGGAGAACATGTTGCCCTTTGGGGTGCGAGTGGCTCCGGCAAGACCACTATCCTCTCCTTGATCGCGGGACTTGCGCCACAGGAAGCCGGTGTGATCAGGATCGGCGGCGTCCCGCTGACGAAGAACAGTGCCGCTCCCCTTCGCCAGCGCATGGCCTGGATCGGACAACGGCCGCATATTTTCTCCGGTAGCCTGAAGAGAAATATCGGCCTTGGACGTCCCGATATCGACGACGGCGCCATAGACGATGCGCTGCGTGCCGTGCGCCTGGACACCGTGATTGCTGCAAACGAGATCGCCGCGGTCGGCGAAAGCGGCCTTGGCCTTTCCGGCGGCGAAGCGCTCCGGCTGGCACTGGCCCGCGTGGCCGCCAACCGTGCGGCCGGCATCATTCTCGCGGACGAACCGACCGCCCATCTCGACGCCGCCACCGCCGCCGAGGTGACCGAAGCTTTATTGGCCCTGGCGAAGGGACGGACACTGATCGTCGCGACACACGATCCGCTGCTTGCATCACGCCTCGACCGCACCATTGGGCTTGAACCCCATCACAAGGAGATTGCGGCATGA
- the cydC gene encoding thiol reductant ABC exporter subunit CydC: MRRSLSMLLPVIRLFHAERGRGLCLGAALSAFAVLAGVGLLGLSGWFITATALAGGSAATAIVFDVFAPSAGIRLLAIGRTAARYGERLVTHDVTLRVLAALRERLFRGWATPGSAAAMMRRPAKLLFRLTADIDALDSLYLRVLLPAGVALLSALAVGIALGLMQPLFGTLVGLWLVTTGLGIPLIAGRMAMKPGRRRAHAMEALRARIIDLIAGQTDLAMTGRLQAQRIAVGNADRRLAEADHALNRIENAVGVGFSLASTLLLTATLLTVAILAKQGVIGAPAAAFGLLVAFAATEPFAALRRGALELGRTLLAVKRIAPRLAPEKAASQTALPHEGYAFQLEAVSARYESARHRAIEALSLSLATGERIALVGASGAGKSTILALLAGEIAPASGTITSVEATTLTQRTELFDDTIRGNLLLADPHASDERLLQVLEAAGLLADIKALPKGLSARLGEGGIGLSGGQSRRLALARLFLRDTPLWLFDEPTEGLDGDTARAVLREIAGNATGRSLVIATHIRREAAIADRIVMLERGRVTATARRGEPEFDAILNRLRPD, translated from the coding sequence ATGAGACGGAGCCTCTCAATGCTTCTCCCGGTTATCCGCCTGTTCCATGCCGAACGCGGACGCGGTCTCTGTCTCGGCGCGGCGCTGTCGGCATTCGCCGTATTGGCTGGCGTCGGTTTGCTTGGCCTCTCCGGCTGGTTCATCACCGCGACCGCGCTTGCGGGTGGTTCGGCTGCAACTGCCATCGTCTTCGACGTCTTCGCGCCATCGGCCGGCATCCGCCTGCTCGCGATCGGCCGCACGGCGGCACGCTATGGCGAGCGGCTGGTGACCCATGACGTAACCCTGCGCGTTCTCGCGGCATTGCGCGAAAGGCTCTTTCGCGGCTGGGCAACGCCCGGCAGCGCCGCGGCCATGATGCGCCGACCGGCCAAGCTGCTGTTCCGGCTCACGGCCGACATCGATGCGCTGGATTCGCTTTACCTGCGGGTGCTGCTGCCGGCAGGCGTCGCTCTGCTGTCGGCGCTCGCCGTTGGCATTGCGCTGGGTCTAATGCAGCCGCTCTTCGGGACCTTGGTCGGCCTTTGGCTCGTCACCACCGGCCTCGGCATCCCCTTGATCGCCGGTCGGATGGCAATGAAGCCCGGACGCCGCCGTGCCCACGCGATGGAAGCGCTCCGCGCGCGTATCATCGATCTGATCGCCGGCCAGACGGATCTCGCCATGACTGGCCGCCTGCAGGCGCAACGCATCGCCGTCGGCAATGCCGACCGGCGGCTCGCGGAAGCAGACCATGCGTTGAACAGGATCGAAAACGCCGTGGGCGTCGGCTTCTCGCTTGCCTCGACGCTTCTGCTGACAGCCACACTTCTGACTGTCGCCATTCTGGCAAAACAGGGAGTCATCGGCGCTCCGGCCGCCGCCTTCGGTTTGCTTGTCGCCTTTGCCGCCACGGAACCTTTCGCGGCATTGCGTCGTGGCGCGTTGGAGCTCGGCCGCACGCTGCTTGCCGTCAAGCGTATTGCCCCGCGCCTCGCCCCGGAAAAGGCAGCCTCTCAGACCGCACTACCGCACGAAGGTTATGCATTCCAGTTAGAGGCCGTTAGCGCCAGGTACGAAAGCGCCCGGCATCGGGCAATCGAGGCCCTTTCCCTGTCGCTGGCCACCGGCGAGCGGATTGCGCTTGTGGGCGCCAGCGGCGCCGGAAAATCCACGATATTGGCGCTGCTTGCCGGCGAAATCGCTCCAGCGTCCGGCACGATCACCAGCGTTGAGGCGACGACACTGACGCAACGCACCGAGCTCTTCGACGATACGATCCGCGGCAACCTGTTGCTCGCCGACCCGCATGCAAGCGACGAACGGCTTCTTCAGGTGCTGGAGGCCGCAGGCCTGCTTGCCGACATCAAGGCTTTGCCAAAAGGGCTTTCGGCCCGCCTCGGCGAAGGCGGCATCGGCCTCTCGGGCGGTCAATCGCGCCGGCTGGCACTTGCCCGGCTTTTCCTGCGCGACACGCCGCTCTGGCTGTTCGACGAACCGACGGAAGGGCTCGATGGCGACACCGCGCGCGCCGTTTTGCGTGAGATCGCCGGCAATGCCACTGGCCGCAGCCTCGTCATTGCCACGCACATACGCCGCGAAGCCGCGATCGCCGACCGCATCGTCATGCTCGAACGCGGCCGGGTCACGGCAACGGCGCGGCGCGGCGAACCAGAATTCGACGCCATCCTGAACCGGCTGCGGCCGGACTGA
- a CDS encoding cytochrome ubiquinol oxidase subunit I translates to MELDIVALSRLQFAMTALYHFLFVPLTLGLSVLLAIMETTYVMTGRQIWRQMTKFWGTLFGINFVLGVATGIVMEFQFGMNWSYYSYYVGDIFGAPLAIEGLMAFFLEATFVGLFFFGWEKLSKVGHLVATWAVALGSNFSALWILIANGWMQNPVGSALNPQTMRMEITSFFDVVFNPVAQAKFVHTVSAGYVCASIFVLGVSAWYMLKGRHIEIAKRSMTVAASFGLASALSVVVLGDESGYLSTEHQKMKLAAIEAMWETEPAPAAFTAFGFPDQQARETHYAVHIPWVMGLIGTRSLTTEIPGITQLEEQAKIRIRDGIKAYDALMKIRAAQPAAAGTTAQDTSTEQARASFEDIGHELGYALLLKRYVDDPRQATDAQIDQAARDTIPNVPTLFWSFRIMVGLGMFFILLTVTFFWLSARRQLDRYPLLLRIAVLAIPLPWVAIEFGWVVAEFGRQPWVIEGVLPTAAAVSNLGAGSVLLTLLGFAALYTVLIVIEMTLMVKAIRKGPEPDDEPEADLISETLVPAAE, encoded by the coding sequence ATGGAACTCGACATCGTGGCGCTATCGCGCCTGCAGTTCGCCATGACGGCGCTCTATCACTTCCTGTTTGTGCCGCTGACGCTCGGCCTCTCCGTGTTGCTTGCCATCATGGAGACGACCTATGTCATGACCGGGCGGCAGATCTGGCGCCAGATGACCAAATTCTGGGGCACGCTATTCGGTATCAACTTCGTGCTCGGCGTCGCCACCGGCATCGTCATGGAATTCCAGTTCGGCATGAACTGGAGTTATTACAGCTACTATGTGGGCGATATCTTCGGCGCGCCGCTGGCGATCGAAGGGCTGATGGCCTTTTTCCTAGAGGCAACTTTCGTCGGCCTGTTCTTCTTCGGTTGGGAGAAGCTCTCCAAGGTCGGGCATCTCGTAGCAACCTGGGCGGTTGCGCTCGGCTCCAACTTCTCCGCCCTCTGGATCCTCATCGCCAATGGCTGGATGCAGAACCCGGTCGGTTCGGCACTCAATCCGCAGACGATGCGTATGGAGATCACCAGCTTCTTCGATGTCGTCTTCAACCCGGTCGCCCAGGCGAAGTTCGTTCACACCGTATCGGCCGGCTATGTCTGCGCCTCGATCTTCGTGCTCGGCGTTTCGGCCTGGTACATGCTGAAGGGACGCCACATCGAGATTGCCAAGCGCTCGATGACGGTTGCCGCTTCCTTCGGCCTGGCTTCGGCTCTTTCGGTCGTCGTCCTCGGCGACGAAAGCGGCTATTTGTCCACCGAGCATCAGAAGATGAAGCTCGCTGCGATCGAAGCCATGTGGGAAACCGAGCCGGCGCCCGCCGCCTTTACGGCTTTCGGCTTTCCGGACCAGCAGGCGCGCGAGACCCATTATGCCGTGCACATTCCGTGGGTCATGGGCCTGATCGGCACCCGTTCGCTGACCACCGAAATCCCCGGCATCACCCAGCTTGAGGAGCAGGCGAAGATCCGCATCCGCGACGGCATCAAGGCCTATGACGCGCTGATGAAGATCCGCGCCGCCCAACCGGCCGCCGCCGGTACGACGGCGCAGGACACCTCCACTGAGCAGGCGCGCGCCTCCTTCGAGGATATCGGTCATGAGCTCGGCTACGCCCTGCTTCTGAAGCGCTATGTCGACGATCCCCGTCAGGCGACCGACGCCCAGATCGATCAGGCCGCCCGCGATACCATTCCGAACGTGCCGACCCTTTTCTGGTCCTTCCGCATCATGGTCGGCCTCGGCATGTTCTTCATCCTGCTGACGGTAACCTTCTTCTGGCTCTCGGCCCGCCGCCAGCTCGACCGTTACCCCCTGTTGCTGAGGATCGCCGTTCTTGCCATTCCGCTGCCTTGGGTTGCCATCGAATTTGGCTGGGTCGTCGCCGAGTTCGGCCGCCAGCCCTGGGTTATCGAAGGCGTGCTGCCAACCGCCGCCGCCGTCTCCAATCTCGGAGCCGGTAGCGTGCTTCTCACCCTGCTCGGCTTCGCTGCGCTCTACACCGTGCTGATCGTCATCGAGATGACGCTGATGGTGAAGGCCATTCGCAAGGGCCCGGAACCGGATGACGAGCCGGAAGCCGACCTCATTTCCGAAACCCTCGTTCCCGCTGCGGAGTAA
- the cydB gene encoding cytochrome d ubiquinol oxidase subunit II produces the protein MILHELIDYETLRVIWWLLLGVLLIAFAVTDGFDLGVGTLLPFVARTDTERRIAINSIGATWEGNQVWLILGGGAIFAAWPPLYAVSFSGFYLAMFAILFALILRPVAFKYRAKRDSARWKAGWDWALFIGGFVPSLIFGVAVGNVLQGVPFRFADDMRIYYEGSFFGLLNPYALLCGLLSVAMLVMHGAAWLQLKTNGIVAERARSYGSLAALATIVLFALGGLALWYGVDGYRITSEISPIGPSNPLLKTVDHAAGAWLGNYASHSWMLVAPIIGFLGAIAALLSMLARREVTPLLFSKLAIFGIISTVGVSMFPFILPSSLDPRSSLTVWDASSSHMTLFIMLVVSLIFLPIIFLYTAWVYRVLWGKIDAETVNDKGGHAY, from the coding sequence ATGATCCTTCATGAATTGATCGACTACGAAACCCTGCGTGTCATCTGGTGGCTGCTGCTCGGCGTTCTGCTGATCGCCTTTGCGGTGACCGACGGCTTCGACCTCGGCGTCGGCACGCTCCTGCCCTTCGTTGCCAGGACAGATACCGAACGGCGCATCGCCATCAATTCGATCGGCGCGACCTGGGAAGGCAATCAGGTCTGGCTGATCCTCGGCGGCGGCGCCATCTTCGCCGCCTGGCCGCCGCTTTATGCGGTCTCCTTCTCCGGCTTTTATCTGGCGATGTTCGCGATCCTCTTCGCACTAATCCTCAGGCCGGTGGCTTTCAAATATCGCGCCAAGCGGGACAGCGCTCGCTGGAAGGCCGGTTGGGACTGGGCGCTGTTCATCGGCGGTTTCGTCCCCTCGCTGATCTTCGGTGTCGCTGTCGGCAATGTGCTGCAGGGTGTGCCGTTCCGCTTCGCCGACGATATGAGGATCTATTACGAAGGCTCCTTCTTCGGCCTGCTCAATCCTTACGCCCTGCTTTGCGGTCTGCTCTCCGTCGCCATGCTTGTCATGCACGGCGCGGCATGGCTGCAGTTGAAGACGAATGGCATCGTAGCGGAGCGGGCCCGCAGCTATGGCAGCCTGGCGGCGCTCGCAACGATCGTGCTCTTTGCCCTCGGCGGCCTCGCCCTGTGGTACGGCGTCGATGGCTACCGCATCACCAGCGAGATCAGCCCGATCGGGCCGTCCAATCCGCTTTTGAAAACCGTCGATCACGCGGCCGGTGCCTGGCTCGGCAATTATGCCAGCCATTCCTGGATGCTGGTCGCTCCAATCATCGGCTTCCTCGGCGCGATCGCAGCCCTTCTGTCGATGCTTGCCCGCCGTGAAGTGACACCGCTGCTCTTCAGCAAACTCGCCATCTTCGGCATCATTTCGACGGTCGGCGTCTCGATGTTTCCCTTCATCCTGCCTTCCTCGCTCGACCCGCGCTCCAGCCTCACGGTCTGGGATGCGTCGTCCAGCCATATGACACTGTTCATCATGCTGGTCGTGTCGCTGATCTTCCTGCCGATCATCTTTCTCTATACGGCCTGGGTCTACCGGGTTCTCTGGGGCAAGATCGACGCCGAGACGGTCAACGACAAGGGCGGCCACGCCTACTGA
- the cydX gene encoding cytochrome bd-I oxidase subunit CydX has product MWYFAWLLGFPLAAAFAVLNAMWYELVDDNAKTQGGPKKAP; this is encoded by the coding sequence ATGTGGTATTTCGCCTGGCTCCTCGGCTTCCCCCTAGCCGCCGCCTTCGCCGTCCTCAATGCAATGTGGTATGAACTCGTCGACGACAATGCAAAGACACAAGGGGGGCCGAAGAAGGCTCCCTGA
- a CDS encoding acetate/propionate family kinase: MTSGNLLLTFNAGSSTVKIGVFEVREDKACRVGKGQIDFRLQPLAFHLTAGRATFDRSLQTDAVEHLHEVVEETFGILGEHFDMSAINAIGHRVVHGGDMFTGPVRLDEDRIRDIEDLTVLAPLHQPQALRLIRAVKHLRPALAQTASFDTAFHATQNDLVRRFALPRTLHDQGIKRYGFHGLSYAFIAAELRRRAPQAAAGRVIVAHLGSGASLCALDKGESRDCSMGFSTLDGIPMATRCGNLDPGVLLHLLGPEGRTPKDVEDMLYHKSGLLGVSGISADTRDLLKSSKLEAREAIDLFCLRIAGEVARMAATLGGLDSLVFTAGIGEHQPEIRTDICDRLRWLGLEIDEDANAANAPIVSTSSSSITAFVIPTDEEQIIADEALSIFAGERSRS; this comes from the coding sequence ATGACGAGCGGAAACCTGCTTCTGACTTTCAATGCCGGCTCCTCGACCGTCAAAATCGGCGTGTTCGAGGTCCGGGAAGACAAAGCCTGCCGCGTCGGCAAGGGCCAGATCGACTTTCGCCTTCAACCCCTCGCCTTCCATTTGACGGCAGGCCGGGCCACCTTCGATCGCTCTCTGCAAACGGATGCGGTCGAGCACTTACACGAAGTCGTGGAGGAAACTTTCGGCATCCTCGGCGAGCATTTCGACATGTCCGCGATAAACGCCATCGGCCATCGCGTGGTCCATGGGGGCGATATGTTCACCGGCCCGGTGCGCCTCGACGAAGACCGCATCCGCGACATCGAGGATCTGACCGTGCTCGCGCCCCTGCACCAGCCACAGGCGCTGCGCCTGATCCGCGCCGTCAAGCATTTGCGACCGGCGCTCGCACAGACTGCCTCCTTCGACACTGCCTTCCACGCTACGCAGAACGATCTCGTTCGCCGTTTCGCCCTTCCGCGCACGCTGCACGATCAAGGGATCAAACGTTACGGCTTTCACGGCCTTTCCTATGCCTTCATCGCCGCCGAACTGCGGCGGCGGGCACCCCAGGCCGCGGCCGGCAGGGTCATCGTCGCCCATCTTGGCAGCGGAGCCAGCCTGTGCGCCCTCGACAAGGGCGAAAGCCGGGACTGCAGCATGGGGTTCTCGACGCTGGACGGCATTCCCATGGCGACGCGCTGCGGCAATCTCGATCCCGGCGTGCTGCTGCATCTTCTTGGGCCGGAAGGCAGGACGCCGAAAGATGTGGAAGACATGCTCTATCACAAATCCGGTCTGCTCGGTGTCTCCGGCATCAGCGCCGACACGCGCGACCTATTGAAAAGCTCGAAGCTGGAAGCGCGAGAGGCGATCGATCTGTTTTGTCTGCGCATTGCCGGCGAGGTCGCGCGAATGGCGGCGACGCTCGGCGGCCTGGACAGTCTTGTCTTCACCGCCGGCATCGGCGAGCACCAGCCGGAAATTCGCACTGATATCTGCGACCGCCTGCGATGGCTGGGCCTTGAGATCGACGAGGACGCGAACGCCGCCAACGCGCCTATCGTCAGCACATCATCAAGTTCTATTACAGCTTTCGTCATTCCGACGGACGAAGAGCAGATCATTGCCGATGAGGCCCTGTCGATTTTTGCGGGCGAGCGATCCAGATCATAA
- a CDS encoding response regulator transcription factor, whose amino-acid sequence MKRRIGRNAPTVIIIDHHTLARTTIVKLLEHELVGWEFVDMVSTESLDRALGMDVRLIALGLEGRSVESAGLLDDLTAIAERFSEAPVALLSSTDDASIASQALKMGIRGFFTTSIPIEIALAGLRLVLAGGIFYPQPLDALTNGLARHADSHDDSQRMIEARAHSPDLADFTPREADVLAELQRGCSNKVIAGKLNLSGHTVKMHVQHIMRKLQVQNRTEVVARLGYRLTNGHDAAAS is encoded by the coding sequence ATGAAACGCCGGATCGGGCGCAATGCTCCGACGGTCATCATCATAGACCACCATACACTTGCCCGTACGACTATCGTGAAGCTTCTCGAGCACGAACTCGTCGGCTGGGAGTTTGTTGATATGGTCTCTACTGAGAGTCTTGATAGGGCTCTCGGAATGGACGTCCGTCTGATTGCTTTGGGCTTGGAGGGCAGGAGCGTAGAAAGCGCGGGACTGCTGGACGATCTCACGGCTATCGCAGAACGCTTTTCCGAAGCGCCGGTCGCACTGTTGTCGAGTACGGATGACGCCTCTATCGCGTCCCAGGCGCTGAAAATGGGCATTCGTGGCTTTTTCACCACCTCCATTCCCATAGAGATCGCGCTTGCCGGGCTGCGGCTGGTTCTCGCGGGCGGCATATTCTACCCGCAGCCGTTGGATGCGCTGACGAACGGTTTAGCCAGGCACGCCGACTCTCATGATGATAGTCAAAGGATGATAGAGGCGCGGGCGCATAGTCCCGATCTTGCCGACTTCACGCCGCGCGAAGCGGATGTGCTCGCCGAACTGCAACGTGGCTGTTCGAATAAGGTGATTGCAGGAAAGCTCAACCTTTCGGGCCACACGGTAAAAATGCACGTGCAGCACATCATGCGCAAGCTGCAGGTCCAGAACCGGACCGAAGTCGTCGCCCGTTTGGGTTACAGGCTAACCAACGGACATGATGCGGCGGCATCGTAA
- a CDS encoding transposase gives MGKRKFNDDRIMDILKEHQGGMTVTDVCSKYGISEPTFYRWQSLQLKNVGFDVKRLKALEEENRKLKKLLAETMLAAATLSEMLEKTSKESA, from the coding sequence ATGGGTAAACGAAAATTCAATGATGACAGGATCATGGACATTCTGAAGGAGCATCAGGGTGGCATGACGGTGACGGACGTGTGCAGCAAATACGGGATCAGCGAACCGACCTTCTATCGGTGGCAATCCCTGCAGCTCAAGAATGTCGGCTTCGACGTCAAAAGGCTGAAGGCTTTGGAGGAGGAAAACCGGAAGCTCAAGAAGCTCTTGGCTGAAACCATGCTCGCAGCGGCAACGTTAAGCGAAATGCTTGAAAAGACATCCAAGGAAAGCGCTTAG
- a CDS encoding HlyD family type I secretion periplasmic adaptor subunit: MTTILPSSAPAKFINASNPSSRSAQRLEAAKKFLSYAPVLDADFMRLAPPSPMPVLRSVKRTGNLLICIFILGFGIWSLLAPLKSAAVASGVVEPEFSRKTIQHLEGGIIRQILVKNGDAVTSGQVLIQLDDTKSRSERDSVQGQLWDAEGMHARLVAEESGTDQITFPPDLVALMNDTPSVRAIMVGQQRIFETRRQVMLSEIGITQEKMRQVQQEIIGLGAQKASLADRAEISRQEMESATSLVSKGAERKSRIFNLGREKADIDGQTGEVDAQISRAYQVISEAQANLVKLQSDRLNEVAQGLRDSESQILQLSERLRAIDDQLARTEVRAPEDGVVMDLRFHTAGGVVGAGEPLVDLVPREAHLVISAHVRPEDINLVHPGLEAQVHLLPYNQRRVPLLKGIVDYVSADRLVDKQTGQAYYAATIRVTDERLAKMHDVAMVPGMPAQTLIETGKSSVAFYAIRPLLDSFNRAFRED; this comes from the coding sequence ATGACCACCATCCTTCCTTCCAGCGCCCCAGCTAAATTCATAAACGCGTCAAACCCAAGCAGCCGGTCTGCCCAGAGATTGGAAGCCGCCAAGAAGTTCCTGAGCTATGCCCCGGTCCTCGATGCGGATTTCATGAGGCTGGCGCCGCCGTCACCGATGCCGGTACTGCGGTCGGTGAAGCGGACTGGCAACCTGCTGATCTGCATCTTCATCCTGGGGTTCGGGATATGGTCGCTTCTCGCTCCGCTGAAGAGCGCAGCGGTCGCGTCCGGTGTCGTGGAGCCGGAGTTCAGCCGCAAGACCATCCAACATCTGGAGGGCGGAATCATCAGGCAGATTCTCGTCAAGAACGGCGATGCCGTCACCTCGGGGCAGGTGCTCATCCAACTCGACGATACGAAGTCGCGGTCGGAGCGCGACAGTGTTCAGGGGCAACTCTGGGACGCCGAGGGCATGCATGCGCGCCTGGTTGCCGAAGAGAGCGGTACCGACCAGATCACCTTTCCACCGGACCTTGTCGCGTTGATGAACGACACTCCGTCGGTCAGAGCCATCATGGTTGGGCAGCAAAGGATATTCGAGACGCGCCGCCAGGTGATGCTGTCCGAGATAGGGATCACGCAGGAGAAGATGAGGCAGGTCCAGCAGGAGATCATCGGGCTCGGCGCGCAGAAGGCATCGCTCGCCGACAGGGCCGAAATCTCGCGGCAGGAGATGGAGTCGGCTACCAGCCTCGTTTCCAAAGGAGCTGAGAGAAAGAGCAGGATTTTCAACCTCGGACGCGAGAAGGCGGATATCGACGGTCAAACCGGCGAGGTGGACGCCCAGATATCGCGCGCCTATCAGGTGATCAGCGAGGCACAGGCCAATTTGGTGAAACTGCAGAGCGATCGGCTGAATGAAGTCGCCCAGGGTCTGCGAGATAGCGAAAGCCAGATCCTGCAGTTGAGCGAACGTTTGCGGGCGATCGACGATCAGCTTGCCAGAACCGAAGTCCGGGCGCCTGAGGACGGGGTAGTCATGGACCTGCGTTTCCATACGGCAGGCGGCGTGGTCGGCGCGGGCGAACCGCTCGTCGATCTGGTGCCGCGCGAAGCCCATCTCGTGATATCGGCACATGTACGGCCGGAGGATATTAATTTGGTGCATCCGGGGTTGGAAGCACAAGTTCATCTTCTACCTTATAATCAGAGGCGTGTTCCGCTGCTGAAAGGTATAGTGGATTATGTCTCGGCAGATCGCCTTGTCGATAAGCAGACCGGTCAGGCCTACTATGCGGCGACGATCCGCGTAACAGACGAACGATTGGCGAAGATGCACGATGTCGCGATGGTTCCGGGCATGCCCGCCCAGACATTGATTGAAACGGGCAAGAGCAGTGTCGCGTTTTATGCAATCAGACCGCTTCTGGATAGCTTCAACAGAGCGTTTCGTGAGGACTGA